One stretch of bacterium DNA includes these proteins:
- a CDS encoding putative DNA binding domain-containing protein has product MRESEIIELKKSTSELKEAVISICAMLNQHDKGTVYFGINDVGTVVGQQIGKSTIKDISKTIGDHLEPKIFPEIMKQTINGKKCIVVNVSGADHLYAAYGRFYLRAGEEDKKLSVAELRRLVEKRNHYVYSWGGEISEASLAKAAPSTIREFVKRGQEAGRISFSFDSVKSVLQKLNLVKGQKLLNAGQVLFCKDNRVEVQAAVFAGKDKITFLDIQRFNGTLFELIEKCELYVKEHINWRADLSGSKRIEIPEIPVRAIKEAIINSLCHRDFTNPKSNEIAVYKDRIEIFNPGQFPYEYSPEDFIKGTEASLPRNPLIAETLFRSEDVEKWGSGLKRISQECKAAGVRVIFAKIKSGFTVTFFRPEAGSSGKKDDHIKKSSVKSSVKSSVKIIKLIKEDNQITIPVIAEKVGLTTRAVEKQISKLQAKGIIRRIGPDKGGHWEIVG; this is encoded by the coding sequence ATGAGAGAAAGTGAAATCATAGAATTAAAAAAATCAACATCTGAGTTGAAAGAAGCTGTTATTTCCATTTGTGCCATGCTTAATCAACATGACAAAGGTACAGTGTATTTTGGCATTAATGATGTTGGCACTGTTGTAGGTCAGCAAATCGGAAAGTCAACGATCAAGGATATTTCTAAAACCATTGGCGATCATTTGGAACCTAAAATTTTCCCGGAGATAATGAAACAGACTATTAACGGCAAGAAGTGCATTGTTGTCAATGTTAGCGGAGCTGATCATCTTTACGCTGCCTATGGACGCTTTTATCTGCGTGCAGGTGAAGAAGATAAAAAGCTTTCAGTTGCAGAATTAAGACGGCTTGTTGAAAAGAGAAATCATTATGTGTATTCATGGGGTGGCGAAATTTCGGAAGCGTCTCTAGCTAAAGCAGCGCCCTCAACCATTCGGGAATTTGTTAAAAGAGGGCAGGAGGCCGGGCGGATTAGTTTTTCTTTTGATTCTGTAAAAAGTGTCCTTCAAAAGCTGAACCTGGTTAAAGGACAAAAATTGCTTAATGCCGGTCAGGTGCTTTTTTGTAAAGATAATCGTGTCGAAGTGCAGGCCGCTGTTTTTGCCGGTAAAGATAAAATAACATTTCTTGATATTCAACGTTTTAATGGCACGCTTTTCGAACTTATTGAGAAATGCGAGCTCTACGTGAAAGAGCATATCAACTGGCGGGCAGATCTTTCTGGTAGTAAAAGAATTGAAATACCCGAAATTCCCGTGCGTGCTATTAAAGAAGCGATTATTAACTCGTTGTGTCATCGTGATTTTACCAATCCAAAGAGCAACGAGATTGCGGTCTATAAAGATAGGATCGAGATATTTAATCCCGGCCAATTTCCTTATGAGTATTCGCCAGAAGATTTTATCAAAGGCACAGAAGCCAGTCTTCCGCGCAATCCATTAATCGCCGAAACACTGTTTCGCTCAGAAGATGTAGAAAAGTGGGGCTCAGGGCTTAAGCGTATTAGCCAGGAATGCAAAGCTGCAGGAGTCAGGGTTATTTTCGCGAAAATTAAAAGCGGCTTTACTGTGACATTTTTTAGACCGGAAGCTGGATCGTCGGGTAAGAAAGACGATCACATTAAAAAAAGTTCGGTGAAAAGTTCGGTGAAAAGTTCGGTGAAAATAATCAAGCTTATTAAAGAGGATAATCAGATCACTATTCCAGTTATTGCAGAAAAAGTAGGACTGACTACCAGGGCAGTAGAAAAACAGATTAGTAAACTGCAGGCCAAGGGCATTATCCGCCGTATTGGCCCAGATAAGGGCGGACATTGGGAGATTGTGGGATGA
- a CDS encoding transposase yields the protein MTLNNSVVHHRRSIRLKAYDYSQAGLYFITICSYKGECLFGKIDNDGMVLNEVGEIINDEWIKSQTIRKEIEMGVFVIMPNHFHGIVRIVGANGRSPLQEPRIHMGAATLSSLVAGFKSACTKKINQIRNMPGVPVWQRNYYEHVIRDEESHRNISEYIINNPLKWNDDEYYEK from the coding sequence ATGACATTAAATAATTCTGTGGTTCATCATCGCAGATCAATCCGGTTAAAAGCGTATGATTATTCGCAGGCCGGGTTGTATTTTATAACTATTTGTTCCTATAAAGGTGAATGTTTGTTTGGGAAAATTGATAATGATGGCATGGTTTTAAATGAGGTAGGAGAAATTATAAATGATGAATGGATTAAATCACAAACCATTCGCAAAGAAATTGAAATGGGTGTATTTGTGATTATGCCAAATCATTTTCATGGGATTGTACGCATAGTAGGGGCGAACGGCCGTTCGCCCCTACAAGAACCGCGAATTCATATGGGTGCAGCCACATTATCCTCGTTGGTCGCTGGTTTTAAATCAGCCTGTACAAAAAAAATCAATCAAATTCGCAATATGCCAGGGGTGCCTGTCTGGCAACGCAATTATTATGAACATGTTATCCGCGATGAGGAATCACATCGAAATATTTCCGAATACATAATAAATAATCCTTTGAAATGGAATGATGATGAATATTATGAAAAATAA
- a CDS encoding restriction endonuclease subunit S: MREWKECKLVSLTTKIGSGATPRGGSNAYKESGISLIRSQNINDFSFSTSGLAFIDDNQAEELNNVTVEEKDVLLNITGDSVARCCIVPRQILPARVNQHVSIVRSDPSEVDYRFIFYYLISIKEELLSHSEIGATRRALTKGMIESIQINLPPLPEQRAIASVLSSLDDKIDLLHRQNKTLESMAETLFRQWFIEAAPQEGWEEKPLTSIAEFLNGIACQKYPPMNKVDKLPVLKIKELRNGISDDCDWATSNISPEYIVKNGDVIFSWSASLMVKIWDGSECILNQHLFKVTSVKYPQWLYYLWCKHYLEEFITISLSHATTMGHIKRNDLENAMVSVPDNEILAKMSGIISPLIDKIIGNNKQMKSLVDIRDSLLPKLMSGEVRVKV, from the coding sequence ATGAGGGAGTGGAAAGAATGTAAATTAGTCTCACTAACTACCAAAATCGGGAGCGGTGCTACACCACGTGGTGGTAGCAATGCGTATAAAGAAAGTGGGATATCATTAATACGTAGTCAGAATATTAATGATTTTAGTTTTTCTACATCAGGATTAGCATTTATCGATGATAACCAAGCTGAAGAATTAAATAATGTTACTGTGGAAGAAAAAGATGTATTGCTGAATATAACAGGTGACAGTGTCGCTCGATGTTGTATTGTACCTCGCCAAATCTTGCCTGCAAGAGTTAATCAACATGTTTCTATTGTAAGGTCAGATCCGTCGGAAGTAGATTATAGATTTATTTTTTATTATTTAATATCAATAAAAGAGGAATTACTATCGCATTCTGAAATCGGGGCGACAAGAAGAGCTTTGACGAAGGGGATGATAGAAAGTATTCAAATTAATCTCCCCCCTCTCCCCGAACAACGCGCCATCGCCTCAGTACTTTCCAGCCTGGATGACAAAATCGATCTCCTCCATCGCCAAAACAAAACCCTCGAATCCATGGCTGAAACGCTTTTTAGACAGTGGTTTATTGAGGCTGCGCCTCAAGAGGGGTGGGAGGAGAAGCCGTTAACATCGATAGCGGAATTTTTAAATGGAATAGCGTGTCAAAAATATCCGCCCATGAATAAGGTTGATAAGCTACCGGTATTGAAGATTAAAGAATTACGAAATGGTATTTCAGATGATTGTGATTGGGCTACCTCAAATATTAGTCCAGAGTATATTGTGAAAAATGGAGATGTGATTTTCTCGTGGTCAGCGTCCTTGATGGTTAAAATATGGGATGGTTCTGAATGTATATTAAATCAGCATTTATTCAAAGTAACATCGGTGAAATATCCCCAATGGCTTTATTATTTGTGGTGCAAGCATTATTTAGAAGAATTCATCACTATATCTTTAAGTCATGCGACTACTATGGGACATATAAAACGAAATGATTTAGAAAACGCTATGGTTTCAGTTCCTGATAATGAAATATTGGCGAAAATGAGTGGAATAATTAGTCCTTTAATAGATAAGATTATTGGAAATAACAAACAAATGAAAAGTCTTGTTGATATACGAGATTCTCTGTTACCGAAATTAATGAGTGGGGAAGTTAGGGTGAAAGTATGA